One window of the Pieris brassicae chromosome Z, ilPieBrab1.1, whole genome shotgun sequence genome contains the following:
- the LOC123718509 gene encoding transient receptor potential cation channel subfamily A member 1 — translation MLPTQDRVTSGDVCLLTESPFRILRAAESGNVEDFMRLYMSEPTRLTVKDARGRTPAHQAAARNHTNILLFIKNYSGDLNVRDNMGNTPLHIAVENESLDAIEYLLQQHVDTGILNEKTQAPIHLATILNKVSVLKAFAKYKTEFNVDLGGEHGRTALHFAAIHDHDLCAEILITDLNAESKRPCNNGYYPIHEAAKNASSRTMEIFLQWAESRGCSREQMLSLYDNEGNVPLHSAVHGGDIKAVELCLKSGAKISTQQHDYSTPVHLACAQGALDIVKLMFTMQPAEKMSCLNSCDVQKMTPIHCAAMFDHPDIVNYLVSEGSDMNPLDKEMRSPLLLAASRGGWRTVHVLIRLGADLKLKDINMRNVLHLIVINGGRLEEFAKNCQVSINLAMLLNEKDKTGCSPLHYASREGHIRSLENLIKLGACINLKNNNNESPLHFAARYGRYHTVCQLLDSDKGTFIINESDGEGLTPLHIASREGHTRVVHLLLNRGALLHRDHNGRNPLHLAAMSGYTQTIELLHSVHSHLLDQADKDGNTPLHLATMENKPNSIALLLSMGCCLSYNSLDMSAIDYAIYYKFPEAALAMVTHEHRAQEVMALRSDRHPCVTLALIAYMPRVFEAVQDKCITKANCKKDSKSFYIKYRFRYYQHTKLEIAALRQALDNPKFRPEPLSVINAMVAHGRVELLAHPLSQKYLQMKWNSYGKYFHLMNLLFYCIFLVFITLYGYLLMRNTTEFEKRSLLMRNVSVENQTSMFNNFSRQSKTFTFTNITSPIFPFTIAFESMVAFYTCAMAIRVYTCIYFVWELYNIKQQKWHYLADPANFVSWILYVSSSLMVWPSQSSEVCFFFQYSAASLTMFLSWFELLLLLQRFDQIGIYVVMFLEILQTLIKVLMVFSILIIAFGLSFYVLLSKVGFAATGHHLSFNSIPMALMRTFAMMLGEIDFVGTYIQPYYNTESQTDLVLPFPLMTFFMLGLFMVFMPILLMNLLIGLAVGDIESVRRNAQLKRLAMQVVLHTELERKLPAFCLEKVDKDEVIEYPNTNHCKLGFFETLRKWFTNPFSEDATLDIVLESNEDYVASQLEKQKYRLREMNHLMEQQQTLLRLIVQKMEIKTEADDVDEGIAPSESRFLPRWNSPRIRKKLRAGSSFNKGM, via the exons ATGTTGCCCACTCAAGACCGTGTCACTTCTGGTGATGTCTGTCTCTTAACCGAGAGCCCGTTCAGAATACTCAGG gCAGCAGAGAGCGGCAATGTGGAAGATTTCATGCGATTGTATATGAGTGAGCCAACTCGTCTTACTGTAAAAGATGCTCGCGGAAGGACACCTGCGCACCAAGCGGCAGCAAGAAACCACACAAACATCCTTCTCTTTATCAAGAACTATTCTGGAG ATTTGAATGTTCGAGACAATATGGGAAACACCCCACTTCATATTGCTGTTGAGAATGAGTCTTTAGACGCCATCGAATATCTTCTGCAACA ACATGTTGATACCGGAATTTTAAACGAGAAGACCCAAGCACCCATACATTTAGCTACCATACTAAACAAG GTGTCCGTTTTAAAAGCCTTCGCCAAGTACAAGACTGAATTTAATGTTGATCTTGGTGGTGAACATGGTCGTACTGCTCTGCACTTCGCAGCGATACATGACCACGACTTATGCGCGGAGATATtg ATCACGGATTTAAATGCTGAGAGCAAACGTCCATGCAATAATGGTTACTATCCTATTCACGAAGCAGCAAAGAATGCCTCCTCAAGAACAATGGAAATATTTCTTCAATGGGCGGAATCCAGGGGATGCAGTCGTGAACAAATGTTGTCGCTCTACGATAATGAAGGAAATGTTCCTCTTCATTCCGCAGTACATGGTGGGGACATTAAGGCTGTTGAACTATGCCTTAAGTCTGGAGCAAAGATTTCAACCCAGCAACACGACTATTCTACTCCTGTTCATCTAGCATGTGCCCAG GGCGCGCTTGATATTGTAAAGCTTATGTTTACAATGCAACCAGCAGAGAAAATGTCATGTCTTAACTCGTGTGACGTTCAAAAAATGACACCAATACATTGTGCTGCAATGTTTGACCATCCAGATATTGTGAACTACTTAGTGTCTGAAGGTTCAGATATGAATCCATTAGATAAGGAGATGCGATCTCCATTATTACTTGCCGCTTCAAGGGGTGGTTGGAGAACTGTTCACGTGctg atacgTCTTGGCGCCGATCTTAAGTTAAAAGATATAAACATGAGAAACGTTTTACACTTGATTGTAATTAATGGAGGCCGGCTTGAGGAGTTTGCAAAGAATTGCCAAGTAAGTATAAA TTTAGCAATGCTCTTGAATGAGAAGGATAAGACTGGTTGCTCTCCTCTGCATTACGCAAGTCGCGAAGGACATATTCGATCGTTggaaaacttaattaaacttGGGGCTTGCATAAATctcaagaataataataatgagagTCCTCTACACTTTGCAGCAAG ATATGGCCGTTATCATACCGTTTGTCAGTTGCTCGATTCTGACAAGGGtacgtttataattaatgaaagtgATGGCGAAGGTTTAACGCCTTTACATATTGCATCACGGGAGGGGCATACAAGAGTAGTTCACTTATTGCTCAATAGAGGCGCGCTCCTACATAGAGATCACAACGGCCGTAATCCGCTCCATCTAGCGGCAATGAGCGGGTACACTCAAACTATTGAGCTTTTACATTCAGTGCACTCACACCTGTTAGATCAAGCTGACAAAGATGGC AATACACCGTTACATCTTGCTACTATGGAGAATAAACCAAACTCAATTGCTCTATTATTATCAATGGGGTGTTGCCTGAGTTACAATTCTCTTGATATGAGTGCCATTGACTATGCTATCTATTACAAGTTTCCTGAGGCCGCCCTCGCCATGGTTACTCACGAGCACAG AGCCCAAGAAGTTATGGCTCTAAGATCTGATCGCCACCCTTGCGTGACATTAGCCCTTATAGCGTACATGCCTCGTGTATTTGAGGCTGTTCAGGACAAATGTATAACGAAAGCGAACTGCAAGAAagattcaaaaagtttttat ATTAAGTACCGCTTCAGATACTACCAACACACGAAACTTGAAATTGCAGCGCTGAGACAGGCGCTAGACAACCCCAAGTTTCGCCCCGAACCGTTGTCTGTTATCAAC GCTATGGTTGCGCACGGTCGGGTGGAACTGCTGGCTCATCCTCTAAGTCAAAAATATCTACAAATGAAATGGAACTCGTACGGAAAATACTTTCACTTAATGAATTTACTGTTTTATTGcatatttcttgtttttatCACCCTCTATGGATACCTTCTTATGAGAAACACGACTGAATTTGAGAAGCGATCACTTCTTATGCGAAACGTCAGCGTTGAGAATCAGACATccatgtttaataatttttcgagGCAGTCAAAAACCTTTACGTTTACTAACATTACTTCACC aatattccCATTCACAATTGCCTTTGAGTCAATGGTAGCGTTTTACACGTGCGCTATGGCAATCCGTGTTTAcacttgtatttattttgtttgggAACTTTATAACATTAAGCAACAGAAATGGCATTACTTGGCTGATCCTGCAAATTTTGTGTCGTGGATTTTGTACGTGAGCTCATCATTAATGGTCTGGCCTTCTCAATCCTCTGAAG tttgttttttttttcagtactCAGCCGCGTCACTGACCATGTTCTTATCATGGTTCGAACTCTTATTGCTCTTACAACGATTTGATCAAATTGGAATCTACGTTGTCATGTTTTTGGAAATATTACAGACTCTAATAAAAGTTTTGATGGTTTTTTCAATTTTGATTATTGCATTTGGACTATCTTTCTACGTGCTCCTGTCAAAAGTTGGTTTCGCTGCTACG GGTCACCACCTTTCATTTAATAGTATCCCAATGGCACTGATGCGCACCTTTGCAATGATGTTAGGTGAAATCGATTTTGTGGGAACATACATCCAGCCCTATTATAACACAGAGTCGCAGACGGACCTTGTTTTACCGTTTCCTTTAATGACCTTCTTTATGCTTGGCCTGTTCATGGTGTTTATGCCGATTCTTTTAATGAACCTCCTTATCGGTTTGGCTGTTGGTGACATCGAAAGTGTGAGACGGAACGCTCAATTGAAACGGTTGGCTATGCAA GTAGTTCTACACACAGAACTCGAAAGGAAACTTCCAGCATTTTGTTTGGAGAAAGTTGATAAAGACGAAGTAATTGAATATCCTAACACAAATCACTGCAAACTTGGTTTCTTTGAGACTTTACGTAAATGGTTTACAAACCCATTTTCTGAAGATG CTACTTTAGACATAGTACTTGAAAGTAACGAGGATTATGTAGCGTCACAGttggaaaaacaaaaatatcgaCTCCGGGAAATGAATCACTTAATGGAACAACAGCAAACACTTCTACGACTCATTGTGCAA AAAATGGAGATAAAAACAGAGGCGGACGACGTAGATGAAGGAATTGCACCAAGTGAGAGCAGATTCCTTCCCCGTTGGAACTCCCCAAGAATTCGCAAGAAACTGCGAGCCGGCTCTTCCTTCAACAAGGGAATGTGA